The following proteins come from a genomic window of Achromobacter deleyi:
- a CDS encoding CidA/LrgA family protein, which produces MSRPRYPVLLRSLLRRSRLLQIVLITLFSLLGQMLANAAGLPVPGGVIGMALVLALLASGLLRVRNVHRGASWLLGEMLLFFVPAVMSLLDHREFLGVLGAKLLVVILLGTALVMAGTALTIDLCYRWMNRHAG; this is translated from the coding sequence ATGTCTCGCCCTCGCTATCCCGTCCTCCTGCGCAGCCTGCTGCGCCGCAGCCGATTGCTGCAGATCGTCCTCATCACCCTGTTTTCCCTGTTGGGCCAGATGCTGGCCAACGCGGCCGGCCTGCCGGTGCCGGGCGGCGTCATCGGCATGGCGCTGGTGCTGGCGCTGCTGGCCTCGGGCCTGCTGCGGGTGCGCAATGTGCATCGCGGCGCCAGCTGGCTGCTGGGCGAAATGCTGCTGTTCTTCGTGCCCGCGGTGATGTCGCTGCTGGACCATCGCGAATTCCTGGGCGTGCTGGGCGCCAAGCTGCTGGTCGTGATCCTGCTGGGCACCGCGCTGGTCATGGCCGGCACGGCGCTGACGATCGACCTCTGCTACCGCTGGATGAACCGCCATGCGGGCTGA
- a CDS encoding LrgB family protein: MRAEFNLLFWPLATVLAYVCARLFYRRYAYWWTSTLVVAPALLLMLALLLHTGYRDYMSGSHWLMMMLGPVIVAFALPLYEQRALIRRYWPVLAAGVVVGSAIAGLSAWSLGSLLDLPPDLRLSLLPRSVATPFAVAVSSHVGGAPDLTAVFVIVTGVFGAAIGQCMRRWLPLRSALARGALFGMGAHGAGTAKARELAAEEGAVAGLVMVMAGLFNVLVTPAVVVALLA; encoded by the coding sequence ATGCGGGCTGAATTCAATCTGCTGTTCTGGCCGCTGGCCACCGTGCTGGCCTATGTCTGCGCGCGCCTGTTCTACCGCCGCTATGCGTACTGGTGGACGTCCACGCTGGTGGTGGCGCCGGCCCTGCTGCTGATGCTGGCGCTGCTGCTGCACACCGGCTACCGCGACTACATGTCCGGCTCGCACTGGCTGATGATGATGCTGGGGCCGGTGATCGTCGCCTTCGCGCTGCCGCTGTACGAGCAGCGCGCGCTGATCCGCCGCTACTGGCCGGTGCTGGCGGCGGGCGTGGTGGTCGGCAGCGCCATCGCCGGTCTCAGCGCCTGGTCGCTGGGCAGCCTGCTTGACCTGCCGCCGGATCTGCGGCTGAGCCTGTTGCCGCGCTCGGTGGCCACGCCGTTCGCGGTGGCGGTGTCGTCGCACGTCGGCGGCGCGCCGGACCTGACCGCGGTGTTCGTCATCGTCACCGGGGTGTTCGGCGCGGCCATCGGCCAGTGCATGCGCCGCTGGCTGCCGCTGCGCTCGGCCCTGGCGCGCGGCGCCCTGTTCGGCATGGGCGCGCATGGCGCCGGCACCGCCAAGGCCCGCGAGCTGGCGGCCGAAGAGGGCGCGGTGGCCGGGCTGGTGATGGTGATGGCGGGGCTGTTCAATGTGCTGGTCACGCCCGCCGTGGTGGTCGCGCTGCTGGCCTGA